One segment of Candidatus Paceibacterota bacterium DNA contains the following:
- a CDS encoding right-handed parallel beta-helix repeat-containing protein produces the protein MKKQFKKIVLVLLTAILFPFSLSASTVVSSSTLDVNTTWTKAESPYLVNSPLYVTASSTLVIEPGAIVKFGQGASLTIAGGLDAVGSSANKIYFTSINDNSVGGRTGTGNPSAGDWGGISFIESPITFSLRNIMVRYSNSGFFLLHSFGDFQNVQFATSSGVLTLNGSQLSVNNSQFQNISGAAFTSYGSSTLSFNNSSLENSSGGFSVYNSSALTLGSSSINNINGISAFLVFNDSKATISSSTIQNINPTSYQGSITAYDNGGLSISNSKLSNLNGLSALLIYRNESSEANLTNSLVDKGLADGLMIYNDSKINISSSTISHFKNNGIEEFLNGQVNLTNSQIINNGTGLSFADPSLVVSTSSIQENNNGLIYTGSPSLLAQNIWWGDQSGPFNQSSNPSGSGNQVSDNVLYSPWLSTDPFAGAATSTASITSGSNVLFLPGLEASRLYNRGLLTENQLWEPNRNADADKLKMDSHGEALDQSIYTRDIINKTNVGFGIFDKDVYQKFSDFMNTLVTGGTINAWEAVPYDWRRDYNDLIVNGIKLANNQYISLPDEIDRLASSSKSHQVTIVAHSNGGLLAKALIDFLKKKNKAGLVDRLVMVASPELGTPQVIGGLLHGDEQNLPIGLSKSTARSLGENMPAAYNLLPNQKYFNKTNTPVVQFDASVNKINNFRKIYGNNINNLSNLSSFLLAKDGRSKPSEFDISDPNVLNPGLLSSAKTVHSQLDNWTPPTGLQVVEVAGWGINTTNGLEYLGKEHCLLAIIPCSYELDHQLIKTMDGDGTVVSDSVSETGTKLYMNVRDYNSNNKQNASHAFLLETKPVEELIANLIKGTSSLPSYISLNKPTSNNSSNLEISVHSPVSIDAYDAFGNHTGLTSSSSPSTDLQFTEENIPNSSYQENGEGKYLDLPDGDYRFKLSGLDVGSFTLEERKFDGDTQIIDNLFADLPVTPMTSAELVISSTSSPSSPPVLLIDEDGDGIIDASSTASTEIDPAYYLTLIRKLVLSLDISENLRSKILNKIDDLLKLINKGKIKNATKKIKAFNATLEAKMSKHGKHQKISKADAQALIDLLNQLLDSLNSNS, from the coding sequence ATGAAAAAACAATTTAAAAAGATAGTTTTAGTTTTATTAACCGCAATTTTATTCCCGTTTTCTTTGTCGGCTTCCACTGTTGTTTCAAGTAGTACGCTCGACGTCAATACTACTTGGACTAAGGCCGAAAGTCCTTACCTTGTTAACAGCCCTCTTTACGTAACAGCTAGTTCTACGCTGGTAATAGAGCCAGGAGCAATAGTCAAATTCGGACAGGGAGCGAGTCTCACTATTGCCGGCGGTTTGGATGCTGTTGGTTCTTCCGCCAATAAAATTTATTTCACTTCAATAAATGACAATTCTGTCGGAGGGCGCACCGGAACCGGCAATCCAAGCGCCGGAGATTGGGGTGGTATTTCTTTTATTGAAAGCCCAATCACTTTTTCCTTACGGAATATTATGGTGAGATATTCTAATTCCGGATTTTTCCTTCTGCATTCCTTTGGAGATTTTCAAAATGTTCAGTTTGCTACAAGCTCAGGCGTCCTAACTTTAAACGGCAGTCAATTATCCGTAAACAATAGTCAATTTCAAAATATCTCCGGAGCAGCCTTTACCTCATATGGGAGCAGCACTCTTTCTTTTAATAATTCCAGTCTGGAGAACTCATCTGGCGGTTTCTCTGTCTACAATTCCAGCGCCCTGACTTTGGGTAGCTCAAGTATCAATAATATAAATGGCATATCGGCTTTTCTTGTCTTTAATGACTCGAAAGCTACCATCTCTAGTTCGACTATTCAGAATATAAACCCTACTTCCTATCAGGGAAGTATTACTGCTTACGATAATGGCGGACTTTCTATAAGTAATTCAAAGCTTTCCAATTTAAATGGCCTCTCGGCTCTCCTTATCTATCGAAATGAATCCTCTGAGGCTAATCTCACAAATAGTTTAGTTGATAAGGGCTTAGCTGATGGCCTGATGATATACAATGACAGCAAAATAAACATCTCTTCTTCCACGATCAGTCATTTTAAGAATAATGGCATTGAAGAATTCCTAAACGGCCAAGTCAATCTCACCAATAGTCAGATAATTAATAATGGGACTGGCCTTTCCTTCGCCGATCCCTCTCTGGTTGTTTCCACTAGCAGCATTCAAGAGAACAACAACGGTCTAATTTATACTGGTAGTCCGAGCTTGCTCGCCCAAAATATCTGGTGGGGAGATCAAAGCGGACCTTTCAACCAGAGTTCCAATCCCTCGGGCTCAGGCAACCAAGTTTCGGATAATGTTCTCTATAGTCCATGGCTTTCCACTGATCCGTTTGCCGGCGCTGCTACTTCTACTGCTTCAATCACCAGCGGTTCAAATGTTCTCTTCTTGCCGGGGCTGGAGGCCAGCCGTCTTTATAATCGGGGACTCTTGACCGAAAACCAGCTTTGGGAGCCGAATAGAAACGCCGACGCCGACAAATTAAAAATGGATAGTCACGGTGAGGCACTCGACCAAAGTATTTATACGCGGGATATTATCAACAAAACTAATGTCGGCTTCGGAATATTTGACAAAGATGTTTATCAAAAATTCTCGGATTTTATGAATACTCTGGTGACAGGGGGAACTATAAACGCTTGGGAAGCTGTTCCGTATGATTGGCGACGCGACTACAATGATCTGATCGTAAATGGAATTAAGTTAGCCAATAATCAATACATATCGCTTCCGGATGAAATTGATCGGCTAGCTTCCTCTTCCAAGAGCCACCAAGTAACGATTGTCGCTCACAGTAATGGCGGTCTTCTAGCCAAAGCCTTAATTGATTTTCTGAAAAAGAAAAATAAAGCCGGTTTGGTAGATCGTTTAGTGATGGTCGCTTCGCCGGAGCTTGGCACTCCGCAAGTCATCGGAGGATTGCTTCATGGTGATGAACAAAATTTACCGATTGGTCTAAGCAAATCCACTGCTCGAAGTTTGGGAGAGAATATGCCCGCGGCCTACAACCTTCTTCCAAATCAGAAATATTTTAACAAAACTAATACCCCGGTCGTTCAGTTTGACGCCTCAGTAAATAAAATAAATAACTTTCGGAAAATTTACGGCAACAATATTAATAATCTCTCGAACCTCTCCAGTTTTCTTCTGGCAAAAGACGGTCGAAGTAAACCATCTGAATTTGATATTTCAGATCCAAACGTTTTGAACCCCGGTCTTTTATCAAGTGCCAAAACCGTTCATAGCCAGCTTGATAACTGGACTCCTCCGACAGGTCTTCAGGTGGTAGAGGTTGCCGGTTGGGGCATCAATACTACCAATGGTCTGGAATACTTAGGTAAAGAGCATTGTCTTCTGGCGATTATTCCTTGTAGTTACGAGTTGGATCATCAGTTAATAAAAACTATGGATGGCGATGGAACGGTGGTTAGTGACAGCGTTAGTGAGACAGGCACCAAGCTTTATATGAATGTCAGAGATTACAACTCCAATAATAAACAAAATGCCAGTCACGCCTTTCTTCTGGAAACCAAACCGGTGGAGGAATTAATTGCCAACCTGATTAAGGGAACATCCTCTTTGCCGAGCTATATTTCTCTTAACAAACCAACGTCTAATAACAGCTCCAATCTGGAAATAAGTGTTCATTCTCCAGTTTCTATTGACGCCTATGACGCATTCGGTAATCACACCGGACTTACTAGCTCTAGCAGCCCTTCTACCGATCTTCAATTTACGGAGGAAAATATTCCAAACAGCTCTTATCAGGAAAATGGGGAAGGGAAATATCTTGATCTGCCGGACGGAGATTATCGTTTCAAGTTAAGCGGTTTAGATGTAGGTAGTTTTACTCTAGAGGAACGAAAGTTCGACGGCGACACCCAAATTATAGACAATCTTTTCGCTGATCTTCCGGTGACGCCGATGACTAGCGCCGAATTGGTAATTTCCTCGACTTCCTCTCCATCATCTCCTCCAGTCCTACTGATTGATGAGGACGGTGACGGGATAATAGATGCGAGCAGCACAGCCTCTACCGAAATTGATCCCGCTTATTACTTAACATTAATTAGAAAACTTGTTTTAAGTTTGGATATTTCGGAAAACCTTCGCAGTAAAATTTTAAACAAAATCGATGACTTACTAAAATTAATTAATAAAGGTAAAATTAAAAATGCTACTAAGAAAATTAAGGCGTTTAATGCCACGCTTGAAGCAAAAATGAGTAAACATGGCAAACATCAAAAAATTTCCAAAGCTGACGCGCAAGCCTTAATCGATTTGCTCAATCAGCTTTTGGATAGCCTGAATTCAAATTCATGA
- a CDS encoding peptidoglycan-binding protein has product MSTNTKKVVVAVLALAMMFVSIASADTMTTTTTSTTTTVAAPYTFSSNLTVGSRGADVVALQQMLVAHGFLVMPAGVAFGYFGTLTRAAVAAFQASVNISPAAGYFGPITRAYIAAHPELFTGSSTGGTTSCPAGMTCTPNNTGVTCPAGYTCTPVGGTTTTSSDGTLTVTQGPPGGNSNIQQNVDVPVYGLQLRAQLGSVRVDRIDLDVNDNASGQTENPGNFINNVKIWDGSTVLLNRNVSSADFVTGTSSTDYYLRLSGINFMVPANTTKLLTVSFSTAGSIDTNRTITIRGYGATSLLYYTGVNNTSNYVDISGMTVVQIFSKPGNSTLIVGVDQSNPLSLTNYVDAKVGTQNNPVTLLAFNTNTTQGTTQLTQVTANIMTNGTGTPPTGVTLFQGATRLQYQPVLSGSSTVTFNNLDQFNSGTTNGGNVYSIKADFPATSASGTIASATVTSVTYKNSNGNQQTSNSVVRGNNQYEFGATPNLQFVSADYTKTNNTSGNTTAVQVNFHFTATPYPGQAFAYAANGSDFDVVARHASSTTLVNKSVVISPTPTNNILAQGQTYNITLTVNDTQTAAGTNVYYVTRASSTVQDVNGAFQNIQQTWGFDNWHTDPVTRT; this is encoded by the coding sequence ATGTCAACAAACACAAAGAAAGTTGTTGTTGCAGTCTTGGCTCTAGCCATGATGTTTGTCTCCATTGCGAGCGCCGACACCATGACTACTACCACTACTAGCACTACAACTACAGTTGCGGCTCCCTACACTTTCAGTTCAAACCTGACAGTAGGTAGTCGAGGAGCTGACGTTGTCGCTCTTCAGCAAATGTTGGTTGCTCACGGTTTCCTAGTAATGCCAGCTGGCGTTGCTTTCGGATACTTCGGCACCCTTACTCGAGCTGCTGTGGCCGCTTTCCAGGCTAGCGTGAATATTTCACCAGCCGCTGGATACTTCGGTCCTATCACTCGAGCTTACATTGCTGCTCATCCTGAACTCTTCACGGGTTCAAGCACTGGCGGTACAACTTCTTGCCCAGCAGGAATGACCTGTACTCCAAACAATACTGGCGTAACCTGCCCAGCAGGATACACCTGTACTCCAGTCGGAGGTACTACAACTACCTCAAGTGACGGAACATTAACCGTTACTCAGGGTCCTCCAGGTGGTAACAGCAACATTCAACAGAACGTTGATGTTCCAGTCTACGGACTTCAGCTTCGAGCACAGCTTGGTTCAGTTCGAGTAGATCGAATTGACCTCGATGTGAACGACAATGCTAGCGGTCAGACAGAAAACCCAGGCAACTTCATCAACAACGTTAAGATTTGGGATGGATCAACCGTTCTTCTCAACCGAAACGTAAGCTCTGCTGATTTTGTCACCGGTACTTCTTCAACTGACTACTACTTGCGACTTAGCGGTATCAATTTCATGGTACCTGCTAACACAACCAAGCTCTTGACCGTAAGCTTTAGCACTGCAGGCAGCATCGATACCAATCGAACCATCACCATCCGTGGTTATGGCGCTACCTCATTGCTTTACTACACAGGAGTAAATAACACTTCAAACTACGTTGATATTTCTGGAATGACTGTCGTTCAAATCTTCAGCAAACCAGGAAATTCAACCTTGATTGTCGGTGTTGATCAGTCAAACCCATTGTCATTGACTAACTACGTTGATGCTAAAGTTGGTACACAGAACAATCCTGTGACCCTCTTGGCCTTCAACACCAATACCACTCAGGGTACAACTCAGTTGACCCAGGTAACGGCTAACATCATGACAAACGGAACCGGTACTCCTCCAACCGGCGTTACTCTCTTCCAGGGAGCTACCCGATTGCAGTATCAACCAGTTCTTAGCGGTTCTTCAACAGTTACCTTCAACAACCTAGATCAGTTCAACAGCGGTACAACTAATGGTGGAAATGTCTACAGCATCAAAGCTGACTTCCCAGCCACATCCGCTTCAGGAACTATTGCTAGCGCCACGGTAACTTCAGTGACCTACAAGAATAGCAATGGAAATCAGCAGACTTCAAACTCTGTTGTAAGAGGAAATAATCAGTACGAATTCGGAGCTACACCAAACCTCCAGTTCGTATCAGCTGATTACACCAAGACCAACAACACCAGTGGTAACACCACCGCTGTTCAGGTCAACTTCCACTTCACTGCTACTCCTTACCCAGGTCAGGCTTTCGCCTACGCCGCTAACGGAAGTGACTTCGATGTCGTTGCTAGACATGCATCAAGTACGACTCTTGTAAACAAGAGCGTAGTGATCTCACCTACACCGACAAACAACATTCTTGCTCAAGGTCAGACGTATAACATTACCTTAACGGTAAACGATACTCAGACCGCAGCTGGAACGAACGTCTACTATGTCACTCGAGCTTCTTCAACTGTTCAAGATGTTAATGGTGCATTCCAGAACATCCAGCAGACTTGGGGCTTTGACAACTGGCATACAGACCCAGTCACTCGAACCTAG
- a CDS encoding DNA translocase FtsK 4TM domain-containing protein: MAKKKNKEKKDSNLNILKNLKKETAHGVWAVVFIVLAIFFLLSSLGIGGIAGVKIWELFSYLLGTVGYFLIPLVLCLLGITFFRSVMERFALTRIIGSLLLFVSSLGLLNLIKENSGGVVGGLISTPLINLFDTYVSFIFLIALFLISLFIIFDTTLRREHFSFLNFRQRLGKDKEEEKDLVIKASDLFAASDEDEKEEEEEKPAKGKSFFGKKEVKNDNKENEQKIVGMTKTEVPKDFEFSTKSFGTSGKKFVPPPLSILETDRGKPGVGDIKANANIIKRTLQNFGIDVEMDEISIGPSITRYALKPAEGVKLSRIIGLQNNLALALAAHPIRIEAPIPGKSLVGIEIPNSVKTTVGLGSLLANEEFQNSDKPLLVSLGKGISGKSYFDNVAKMPHCLIAGATGSGKSVTIHALIASLLFRNSPENLRFIMIDPKRVELTLYNGIPHLLTPVITDAKKAILSLKWAAKEMDRRYDILEKESVRDIQSYHKNIKGGETMPYIVIIIDELADIMTTYPRELESAIVRLAQMSRAVGIHLMLSTQRPSVNVITGLIKANIPARIALQVASQIDSRTILDGPGAEKLLGAGDMLYLSGEMSMPQRIQSAYITEGEVKKLVKYLKDNYKDELPSEINLSGDKAGESATKDPVFDSGFANDEPGDDDDLYEEAREIVVHAGKASTSYLQRKLRIGYARAARLIDMLEERGVISAGEGAKPRQVIGYADNPTTEE, from the coding sequence ATGGCTAAAAAGAAAAATAAGGAGAAGAAAGACAGTAACCTTAATATTTTGAAAAATCTGAAGAAAGAAACTGCTCACGGAGTTTGGGCTGTAGTTTTTATCGTCTTAGCCATTTTTTTTCTGCTTTCTTCTTTGGGCATTGGCGGTATTGCCGGAGTAAAGATTTGGGAATTATTCTCTTATCTTTTGGGGACAGTTGGCTATTTCTTAATTCCGTTAGTTCTCTGTCTTCTTGGCATTACTTTCTTCAGATCGGTTATGGAGAGATTTGCCCTAACTAGAATTATCGGCAGTCTTTTATTGTTTGTCTCCAGTCTAGGCCTTCTGAATTTAATCAAAGAAAACAGTGGCGGCGTGGTGGGCGGTTTAATCTCTACCCCTCTAATCAATCTGTTTGATACGTATGTCAGTTTTATCTTTTTGATAGCTCTCTTTCTTATTTCCCTATTCATTATTTTTGATACGACTTTAAGACGAGAGCATTTTTCTTTTTTGAATTTTCGCCAGAGATTAGGAAAAGATAAAGAAGAGGAGAAGGACCTAGTAATCAAGGCTTCCGATCTTTTTGCCGCAAGCGATGAGGATGAGAAAGAGGAGGAAGAAGAGAAGCCGGCTAAAGGAAAAAGTTTTTTTGGAAAGAAAGAGGTCAAGAATGACAATAAAGAAAATGAGCAGAAGATTGTGGGAATGACGAAGACGGAAGTGCCGAAAGATTTTGAGTTTTCGACAAAATCTTTCGGCACTTCCGGCAAGAAATTCGTCCCTCCTCCCCTCTCTATTCTAGAAACTGATCGCGGTAAACCTGGCGTGGGCGACATCAAAGCCAACGCCAACATCATCAAGCGCACTCTCCAAAACTTCGGCATTGATGTGGAGATGGATGAGATCTCAATTGGTCCTTCTATTACTCGATACGCTCTGAAACCGGCTGAGGGAGTAAAACTTTCAAGAATTATTGGTCTACAAAACAATCTAGCTCTGGCCCTGGCCGCACATCCCATCCGCATCGAAGCTCCCATCCCCGGCAAATCACTGGTCGGAATTGAAATTCCAAACAGCGTTAAAACAACAGTTGGTTTAGGCTCCCTTCTGGCGAACGAGGAGTTCCAAAATTCTGACAAACCTCTGCTAGTCTCTCTTGGCAAAGGTATTTCCGGCAAATCCTATTTTGATAATGTGGCCAAGATGCCGCACTGTTTGATTGCTGGAGCTACCGGCTCCGGAAAATCGGTGACTATTCACGCCCTTATCGCTTCTCTGCTTTTTCGAAATTCCCCGGAAAACCTTCGCTTTATCATGATTGATCCAAAAAGAGTGGAGTTAACTCTCTATAATGGGATTCCTCACCTTCTTACTCCAGTAATTACAGACGCCAAGAAAGCTATTCTTTCCTTAAAATGGGCCGCCAAAGAAATGGACCGACGCTACGACATCTTAGAAAAGGAGTCGGTTCGTGACATCCAGTCCTATCACAAAAATATTAAAGGCGGTGAAACAATGCCCTACATCGTCATTATTATTGATGAGCTCGCCGATATCATGACTACTTACCCGCGAGAACTCGAATCGGCCATTGTCCGACTGGCCCAGATGAGTCGCGCCGTTGGTATTCATTTGATGCTTTCTACTCAGCGCCCTTCCGTAAACGTCATCACCGGTTTAATTAAAGCGAACATTCCGGCTCGTATTGCTCTCCAAGTGGCTTCCCAGATTGACTCGCGAACCATTCTTGATGGACCCGGCGCCGAGAAATTATTAGGCGCCGGCGATATGCTCTACCTCTCCGGCGAGATGTCCATGCCACAGCGAATTCAATCGGCTTATATCACTGAAGGCGAAGTGAAGAAACTGGTGAAATATTTGAAAGATAATTATAAGGATGAGTTGCCGTCAGAAATTAATCTCTCTGGCGATAAAGCTGGTGAAAGCGCCACTAAAGATCCAGTCTTCGATTCCGGATTTGCCAATGATGAGCCCGGAGATGATGACGACCTCTATGAGGAGGCGCGAGAAATCGTGGTTCATGCCGGCAAAGCCTCCACTTCCTATCTTCAGCGAAAGCTCCGAATCGGTTACGCGCGAGCCGCTCGTTTAATAGACATGCTTGAGGAACGCGGAGTCATCAGTGCCGGCGAAGGTGCCAAACCTCGCCAAGTAATTGGCTACGCCGATAATCCAACCACTGAAGAATAG
- the recA gene encoding recombinase RecA — protein MALKKKDKEPKEEKTVGGVNIEDTLRQIRTKFGEEAIMKLGEKPRVDVNAIPTGSIGLDAALGVGGLPRGRIIEIFGPESSGKTTLSLHVVAEAQKRGGICAFVDAEHAMDPEYAKRLGVKIDELLISQPDTGEQALEIVESLVRSGKMDVIVIDSVAALTPKDEIEGDMGAHHVGKQARLMSQALRKLTSIVAKSKTIVIFINQIRMQIGVMFGNPETTPGGKALKFYTSVRLDIRRIAQIKKGDEVMGGRVRVKVVKNKVAAPFKQTEFDLMYNEGISREGEIIALGEKMNLIDKSGSSYAYGQVKLGRGYDATRQFLKENKKVTEEILKEIRKKLKEEV, from the coding sequence ATGGCACTTAAGAAAAAGGACAAGGAACCGAAGGAGGAAAAGACGGTGGGCGGAGTTAATATTGAAGATACATTGCGACAGATTCGGACCAAATTCGGTGAGGAAGCCATTATGAAGCTCGGAGAAAAACCGAGAGTGGATGTAAATGCCATTCCAACCGGGTCAATTGGTTTGGACGCCGCCTTAGGAGTCGGCGGCTTACCGCGCGGCCGTATTATTGAAATTTTCGGACCAGAGTCTTCGGGTAAGACTACCCTTTCTCTTCACGTTGTCGCAGAAGCTCAAAAACGCGGGGGTATTTGTGCTTTCGTAGATGCCGAACACGCCATGGATCCGGAGTATGCTAAGCGGCTGGGAGTGAAAATTGATGAACTTTTAATTTCCCAGCCGGACACAGGAGAGCAAGCACTTGAAATCGTGGAAAGCTTGGTACGCTCGGGCAAAATGGATGTCATTGTCATTGACTCGGTGGCCGCTCTTACTCCCAAGGACGAAATTGAAGGAGACATGGGTGCACATCATGTTGGAAAACAAGCGAGACTGATGTCGCAAGCTCTGCGAAAACTCACTAGCATCGTGGCCAAAAGTAAAACTATCGTCATCTTCATTAATCAGATTCGAATGCAGATCGGCGTGATGTTTGGCAATCCCGAAACTACTCCGGGCGGTAAAGCTTTGAAATTTTACACTTCAGTTCGTTTAGATATTCGTCGTATTGCCCAGATTAAAAAAGGAGATGAAGTGATGGGCGGGCGAGTGCGGGTGAAAGTGGTAAAGAATAAAGTGGCGGCCCCGTTTAAACAGACTGAATTTGACTTAATGTACAACGAGGGCATCTCCCGCGAGGGCGAAATCATTGCTCTCGGCGAGAAAATGAATTTGATTGATAAAAGCGGCAGTTCTTACGCTTACGGGCAGGTAAAACTTGGCCGCGGCTATGACGCCACCCGCCAATTCCTAAAAGAAAATAAAAAAGTGACAGAGGAAATTCTGAAAGAGATTAGGAAGAAATTGAAGGAGGAAGTTTAG
- a CDS encoding DeoR family transcriptional regulator — MEPQKDKQNDQPKELSLNVEKLAFFNNNAYFVFLYKKCKSLSAALYMVSEHFPDQEPLKWNVREKATHILEDSLALPIAHSGDRKGIVDNLFQSSLEILSFLDLANLSGLISETNRKILRKEFENLISLVEGREESLKVPSNFVLDEEMFKTEQLPAAWNLDSNLKSEAELKDKAQHMKSTKAKGQFRSTPIKDKSSLTKPSIDKTIDRQAVILGMLRKQNNLSIKDISQSFANCSEKTIQRELSQMVEKGLLKKVGERRWSKYSLI, encoded by the coding sequence ATGGAACCGCAAAAGGACAAACAAAATGATCAGCCTAAAGAACTTAGCCTAAACGTTGAAAAACTGGCCTTTTTCAACAACAACGCCTATTTTGTCTTTTTGTATAAAAAATGTAAGAGCCTCTCAGCCGCTCTCTATATGGTAAGTGAACATTTTCCTGATCAAGAACCGCTTAAGTGGAATGTCCGGGAGAAAGCTACTCATATTCTAGAGGACAGTTTAGCGTTGCCGATTGCACACTCCGGCGACCGAAAAGGTATCGTAGACAATTTATTTCAATCAAGTCTGGAAATTCTTAGCTTTCTTGATCTGGCTAATTTGTCAGGTTTAATTTCTGAAACCAATAGAAAGATTTTGAGAAAAGAGTTTGAAAACCTCATTTCTTTAGTGGAGGGTAGGGAAGAATCTTTAAAAGTTCCTAGCAATTTTGTCTTGGACGAAGAGATGTTTAAGACCGAGCAATTACCGGCTGCTTGGAATTTAGATTCCAATCTGAAGTCGGAAGCCGAACTAAAGGACAAAGCTCAACATATGAAAAGCACAAAAGCTAAAGGACAATTTCGTTCGACCCCGATAAAAGACAAAAGTTCTCTAACAAAACCTTCTATTGACAAAACTATTGACAGACAAGCTGTGATTCTAGGGATGTTGCGAAAACAGAACAATCTCAGTATCAAGGACATCAGCCAATCCTTTGCTAATTGCAGCGAGAAGACTATTCAACGCGAACTTAGTCAGATGGTAGAGAAAGGTCTACTGAAAAAAGTTGGGGAACGACGCTGGAGTAAATATTCTTTAATTTAG
- the rplJ gene encoding 50S ribosomal protein L10 produces the protein MPISKNKKQEILKKVTDAVKTAKSVVFVNFHGLGVADSTAVRRELRSKGVNYMVAKKTLTKKALEGEKFEGEMPLLEGELGLAFGDDLLSPAREIYEFQKKFDQKLSILGGIFEGKYKGKEEMLSIASIPPLQTLYAQFVNIINSPIAGLVVSLNAIADKKQS, from the coding sequence ATGCCTATCTCAAAAAATAAAAAGCAGGAGATTTTAAAGAAGGTGACTGATGCGGTCAAAACCGCCAAGTCAGTAGTCTTTGTAAACTTTCACGGTCTTGGCGTGGCTGACTCAACGGCCGTGCGCCGAGAACTCCGAAGTAAAGGAGTCAATTATATGGTGGCCAAGAAAACGCTGACTAAGAAGGCTTTGGAAGGAGAGAAATTTGAAGGGGAAATGCCATTGTTAGAAGGGGAATTAGGACTTGCCTTCGGCGACGACTTACTGTCGCCGGCTCGAGAAATTTATGAATTTCAGAAGAAATTTGATCAGAAACTCTCTATTCTTGGCGGCATCTTTGAAGGGAAATACAAAGGCAAAGAAGAAATGCTTTCCATTGCTTCCATTCCGCCGCTTCAAACTCTCTATGCTCAGTTCGTAAATATTATTAACTCACCGATTGCCGGATTAGTCGTATCCTTGAATGCAATCGCCGATAAAAAACAATCATAA
- the rplL gene encoding 50S ribosomal protein L7/L12, protein MADENKNAAVATEEKVETPAQFKSLVESVEKMTVLELHELVKFLEKKFGVSAQAVAVAGPAAGAAPAEEKSTFNVHLADGGANKIAVIKVVKEVLTLGLKEAKDLVDAAPALLKEGMKKEEAEEVKKKIEEAGGKVELK, encoded by the coding sequence ATGGCAGACGAAAATAAAAATGCAGCAGTTGCTACCGAAGAGAAAGTAGAAACTCCTGCTCAGTTTAAATCTTTAGTAGAAAGCGTCGAGAAGATGACTGTATTGGAACTTCATGAATTAGTAAAATTCTTGGAGAAGAAATTCGGAGTCTCGGCTCAAGCAGTAGCTGTGGCCGGCCCCGCTGCGGGCGCCGCTCCAGCGGAAGAGAAGAGCACCTTCAACGTTCATCTGGCCGATGGCGGAGCTAATAAAATCGCTGTTATTAAGGTGGTGAAAGAAGTGCTTACTCTAGGTCTCAAAGAAGCGAAAGATTTGGTAGATGCCGCCCCAGCCCTTCTTAAGGAGGGAATGAAAAAGGAAGAAGCGGAAGAAGTAAAGAAGAAAATTGAGGAAGCCGGAGGAAAGGTAGAATTGAAGTAA
- a CDS encoding DUF1360 domain-containing protein, producing the protein MENKVSQGEDRQIFYNMLIPGGAFLIVAIILGWILIKVNGSLPRTITFSGAVLVALASFRMIRGATYDKILRWKRELFQYDKTIVEAVEGGEKMVVKTRVKPGIRRAIAETIECVWCTGWWTTMIALFLYYLSPVTYIVLLLLALSGVASFIQLCANVAGNKYEILEKEKEKEKENERMGK; encoded by the coding sequence ATGGAAAATAAAGTATCTCAAGGAGAGGATAGGCAGATTTTCTATAACATGCTCATCCCCGGCGGCGCCTTTTTGATCGTGGCCATTATTCTTGGTTGGATTTTAATTAAAGTAAACGGCAGCCTGCCCCGAACTATTACTTTTTCGGGAGCAGTGCTCGTGGCGCTCGCGAGTTTCCGGATGATTCGAGGTGCAACTTATGACAAGATTTTGCGCTGGAAGCGGGAACTCTTTCAATACGACAAGACTATCGTTGAGGCAGTGGAAGGCGGGGAGAAGATGGTTGTCAAGACTCGTGTCAAGCCCGGAATTCGCCGCGCTATTGCCGAGACCATTGAGTGTGTCTGGTGTACTGGTTGGTGGACGACTATGATTGCGCTATTTTTGTATTACTTATCTCCGGTTACTTATATCGTTCTTTTACTCTTGGCTCTTTCTGGAGTCGCCTCCTTTATTCAACTTTGCGCTAATGTGGCTGGTAATAAATATGAAATCTTAGAGAAAGAGAAAGAGAAAGAGAAAGAGAATGAAAGAATGGGAAAATAA